The window TGTTGGCGTCGCCTTCCTTGTAGATCGCCAGTTCGACCGCCTCGCGACCGTCGAGGCGGATGATCGCCTCGCGTTCCTTGTAGCCCTGGCGCACGTCGGCCACGTCGCGCAGCCGCAGCGCCTGGGTACCGCCCGCGGCGCTGCCACCGCCCTGCGAGAGCGCCGCCATGACGCTGGCATTGCCGCTGGCCGCTGCGACCCGCATCGCCTGCTGGGTCGCGCTGTTGTCGGCACCGGCGGTGCGCGTGGTCAGCAACATGTTGCCGATCTCGTCCACGCTGGCGAACTGGTTGACCGTGCGCACCAGATAGCGCTGCGAGCCCTCCTCCAGCCGACCGCCGGAGACGTTCACGTTCTCCTGCTGCAGACGGCTGATCACCTGGTCCAGCGACAGCCCGAACTGGGCCAGCCGACGCTGGTCCACGTCGACCTGCACTTCGTCCTCCAGGCCGCCGCCGACCTTGACCGCGGCCACGCCGTCCACCGTCTCCAGCTTGCGCTTGAGGTCGTCGTCGGCAAACCGGCGCAACTCCATCAACTGGCGGATTTCCTCGACGCCTGTGCCTGCCTTCTTCGGCGACAACGCCAGGCGGATGATCGGCTGGGTCGAGGGATTGAAGCGCAGCAACACCGGCGGCTCGGCATCCAGCGGGAACTGCAGCGACTCCATCTTGTCGCGCACGTCCAGGCTGGCCTGGTCCATGTCGGTGCCCCAGGTGAACTCCAGCACCACGTCGCTTTGCCCGGTGCGCGATATCGACTTCAGCTTGCGCAGGCCCTTTACCACGCCAAGCGCTTCTTCTGCGGGTTGCGAGATCAGGGTCTCGATCTCGGCTGGCGCAGCGCCTGTGTAATCGGTGCGCACGGTCAGCGTGGGATAGCTCAGGTCGGGCAGCAGGTTGACCTTCAGGCTGCTGAGTCCGATCAGGCCGAACAGCACCAGGGTCAGGGTCATCATCGCCACGGTGACGCGGCGGCGGGTGGAGAACTCGACCAGGCTGAACCCGGCGGGCGCGGCCAGCGGATCGGGCGCGTCGTGGTGGCCGTTGTTCGAACTCATTTCGCGGCCTGCCCCGCAGTTGCGTCGGACTTCGCCGCGGGCGCAGCCGCGTCCAGAACCTTCACCGCACTGCCTTCGCGCAGCGCCGACTTGCCGGCCACGACCACCGCGTCGCCTTCCTTCAGGCCCTGGCGCACTTCGACCCACTGGCCCTCGCTGTAGCCCAGCTTGAGCACGCTGCGCACCGCCTTGTCATCCATGATGGTGTAGACCGTGGGTTCATTGCCGTCCTCGAGCAATGCATTGCGCGGGATCACCAGCGCATTGGCGCGCTGGTCATAGCTGATGCGCACACGGCCGAACATGCCGGGTTGCAGCATGCCACCGCCGTCGAAGGTGGAGATGACCCGGAACGTGCCGCTGCCGGAATCGACCACCGGCGAGACCCGGTCGATGCGGCCCTCGAAGGTCTTGCCGGGCAGCGCATCCGCGCTCAGCTGCACGGCCTGGCCGGCCTTCAGGGTTTCGAACTCGCGCTCCGGCACGTTGAGGGTGGCTTCCAGCCGCGAGGTGTCGACGATGCTGAAGATCGGCGTGTTGATCTGCACGAAGTTGCCCGGCTTGATCTCGCGGGTGGCGATCACCCCGGAAATCGGCGCGGTCACCGTGCCGTAGCCCAGTTCCAGTTTGGCCAGGCGCAGGCTGGCGCGCGCGTTCTCCAGGTCGAAGCGCAACTGGTCGACATCGTTGGCGCTGACCATCTTCTGCTCGGCCAGCTGCATGGCGCGGCGATAGTTCGCTTCCAGCTTGCGCACCTGCGCATCCGCCTGCGCGACCTGCAAGGTGGCGCGGTCGCGGTCGATGCGCACCAGCACCTGGCCAGCGCGGACCTGCTGGCCGACATCGACCAGCACCTGAAGGGCAATGCCCGAGGTCTTGGCGACCACCTGGGCCTCGCCACGCGCTTCCAGCGCCGCGGTGCCGTTGTAGCTGGCGGCGATCGGCCGCCGCGCCGCGCGGGCGACTTCGACCGGCACTGCTTCCGGTGGCTTGTTGGCATCGGCCTCGCCGTTGCCGTCCTTGCCGGGGCCACCTTCGCCCTTGCAGGCCGCCAGGGCAAGGACCAGCGCCAAGGTGGCGAGACGGGCGATCGGAAGTGAGCGGCCGTGGCGGGAGGCGGGGGCCGGGGCGATGTCGTGCATGTGGGGAGGCAACCAGTCTGGTGTTGTAGTCAAGTATCTCACCTGCCACGGGTGCGCCGACATCCGCCGAAGGTCATGGTCGAGCATCGTCGTGTGCAGCGTGGTCCACACGCGTGTACAGCCATTATCAAGCCTTGGATTCAATCGTTATACTTGCGCGATGCATGCCGCTCGCACGGCATCCAACCCGCTCAACGAATCCGGAACCGCCACATGATGCGACCGTTGTCGATCGCCGCCAGCCTTGCCTTGGTGCTCGTCGCCTCTGCCGTCACCGCGCAGAACGCCGCCGCCCCGCCCGCCAGCGATCCCGCCGCCACACCTGCCGCAACGGTGCCAATCGCCGCTCCGGCCGCTGCTCCAACCGCCTTGAGCGGCGACGCCACCCGCGGCAAGGGCCTGACCTATACGTGCCGCGGCTGCCATGGCGTGGAGGGTTACAAGAACGCGTACCCGAGCTACCACGTGCCGAAGCTGGGTGGCCAGTCCGAGGTCTATCTGCGCAACGCGCTGCTGGAATACCGCGGTGCCAAGCGCAAGCACCCGACCATGCAGGCGCAGGCGGAGAGCTTCTCCGAGCAGGACATCGCCGACATCGCCGCCTACCTGTCCAGCATCAAGTGACCCGCGCCATGACCAAGACTTCCATGACTCTGCTCGCCATTGCCTGTGCTCTGGCTCTGTCCGCCTGTGGATCGGAGGCACCCGCCGAAGGCGAGCACGCCGCCGAGGCGCACTCCTCCTCGTCCGCGGGCATCCCGGCCGGCAACATCGATGCCGGCAAGGCGCTGGCCTCGAAGAAGGGTGCTGCGTCCGGCCAGGCCTGCGTGGACTGCCACGGTGCCGATGGCAACAACCCGATCGATGCGACATACCCGAAGCTCGGCGGCCAGTACGCGGATTACATCGAGCACTCGCTGATGGCGTACCGCTCGGGCGACCGCGGCGGCAGCACGACCACCGACCTGATGGCCAGCCAGGCCAAGGAACTGACCGACCAGCAGATCGCCGACCTCGCGGCTTACTACGGCAGCGTCACCGGCCAATTGCGCGACCTGCACAACGCCGAATAAGCCGTCACCGGCAACGCGTCGAATCGAAGGGGCCGCAAGGCCCCTTTCGTTTGCGCGATGCAGTGGCCACGAACAGAAAGACCCGGTCTCGCGGGCTTCGCGCCTGGAGGGGACCGGGTCCGGGATGCCGAAGCGATTCTCCGGGGAGCCTTGCGCAATCCGAAGTTTTTCTTCGACGACCGCAGGCTACGCCTGCGAATGTTAGTAATCGGCTAAGCAATCCCCGTTCAGGGAGCCGTTCGTCGGAACGGCCACCAACCGCGCCCGCACTGCGCATAGCGGTCGGCCGCGCGCTCGAAACGGTTGCGCACGCTCACCCCGCCGAACACCAGATACAACGGCAGGAACAGCGGCCCCAGCACCATGTACTGGTACACATGCGCACGTTCGTGATCGCCGATGCGGATCGGTGCTTCATCGCCCAAACCGGCGTGATGCGCATAGGTCAGGCACGGTGAATCCAGGGTGTCGCCGGTATGCAGGATCACGTTGCCCAAGGTCAACGCGCCGCCCTTGCCCCAGGGCACGCGATGGAACACCAGCGCCAGATCCTGGCCACGCCAATGCCAGTGCGCACCGCCGGCGAGCGCCGCACTGCCGGCAACCAGGCCGAGCAACGTGTTAGGCGATGTCCACACCGCCCCCAGTACCTGCAGGCAACGCAGCAGCCAGCGCGGCGGTGCGTCCACGTGGTTCAACGCGAGCGCTTGGCCAACCACTCGTGGATGGTCTGCGGCACTTCCTTCTGCGCGCGGCCGGAGACGTAGATGCCGATATGGCCGCCCTTGAACGAGAGTTCGGTGTAGTCGCGCGTCCCGGCCAGGTCCTTGAGGGCGCGCGAGGCATCCGGCGGCACGAGGTGGTCCTGCTCGGCGAAGATGTTGAGGATCGGCATTTCCACCAGACCCAAATGCACTTCGCGGCCGCCGACTTCGGCACCGCCCTTGACGAAGCGATTGCCCTGGAAAAACTGGGTGTTGAATTCGCGGAAGGCTTCGCCGGCCTGGTCAGGCGAATCGAAGATCCACTTCTCCATGCGCAGGAAATCCTCCATCGCTTTCCTGTCGTCGAGGATGTCGACCATGCCCACGTACTTCTGCGCGAACAGCCGCCACGGCTTGAGCATCAGGTAGGTCAGATTCATCATGTCCGCCGGGATATTGCCCAGCGTGTCGACCAGCAGGTCGACGTCGATTTCGCGGTTCCAGTTCGACAGCATGTTGTCCGCGGTGTGGAAATCCACCGGCGTGACCATCGTGATCAGGTTCCTGACCTTGCGCGGGTTCAGCGCCGAATAGCACAGCGAGAACACGCCGCCCTGGCAGATGCCGAGCAGGTTGACCGATGGCAACCCATGCGCCTTGCGCACGTAGTCGACGGCACCGCCGAGGAAGCGCTCGATGTAGTCCTCCATCGTCAGGTACTTGTCGCTGCGATCCGGGTAACCCCAGTCGATGATGTAGACGTCCTCACCGCGCTCCAGCAGGCCCTTCACCAACGAACGGTCGGCCTGCAGGTCGACCATGTACGGCCGGTTCACCAGCGCGTAGCAGACCAGCATCGGAATCTTCGCGCTGGGCGCGCGTTCGCCGCGATAGCGATACAGCACCACCTTGCCGTCGCGCCAGACTTCCTCGCGCGCGGTGGCGCCGAAATGCACATCGCCCATCTCGCGCAATGTGCCCAAGCCTGCTCCCAGCTTGCGCTGGAATTGATCGGCTTCCTGCGCCAGCGATTCCGCAGTGATGTTCAAGGGACCGGTCATGTCAGCGCTTCCTGCGATTGGCGGGTGCAGACTTGCGAGCGGGCTTCACCGGACTTGCCGCCTTCTTTGCCGCCGGCTTCGCGGTTTTCTTCGCGACTGGCTTGGCGGCTTTCCTCAAGGCGGGTTTCGGCTTTGCAACCGGCTTCGCCGCAGCCTTGCGCACCGGTGGTGGCGATGGAGCGTCATCGTCCGCTTCGGCCTTGCGCTGGATGCGCCGAACGAGGCGTTCGAGTTCGGCGATCTTGCGATGCGCGCTGTCCAGTTCCGCGCGACCCGGCAGGCCGGCCATGCTGGCGTTCTGTTCGATGATCGACTGCATGGCGCTGCGCAGGCGCATCTGCGTGTTGACCAGCGTGCCGTAGGCATGCCGGTACTCGACCGACAGCGCGGTCTCGGCATATGCCTCTTCCGCCGCATCCACCCACAGGTCGAACAGCGCACGCACGCTGCCGATCTGCCGGCCCGGTTCCTCGCGATCGATCAGTTTCGATTCGAAGCGCGCGAACGCATCCTGCGAGACCTTGCCCAACAAGGCGTGGTAGGCGCCGAGCGCCTGCTGCCAGTCGAGTTGCGCGCGCGCCACGCCCTGCAGGCGTTCCTGATGCTCACGGGCGAAACCGAACGTGGGCATGCCGAGGGTGGTCGCGGCTTCCTTGTGCATCGACTGCAACCACGGTGCCGCGGTGTCGCTCCACTGCTGCAGCTGTTGCATGCCGGGACCCTGCATGCCGTCGAACAGGGTCTGGAACAGTTCGCTGCCATTGCCGCCGATCAGCTTGCGCCAGGCCTCGGCGACATCGCGCGCGCTGTGGTTCTGGCCGGCGAACTGCGCCGCGACCTGCTGCATCTGTCCGTACCAATGCTGGCTCTGGCGATTGAAATGGCCCAGCACGTCATTCACGCCGCTGCTGCCGCCACCACCGACGCTGCGCGTCCAGCCATCCATCGCATCGCGGAACCCTTGCAGGCCGCCCATCGAACCCATCGCGCCGAAGCCGCCCGTGTTCGGCGTTGCCGTGCGCGCAGCGTCGCCCCACATGTCCCAGTATCGGCGCGCTAGCGCTTCGAAATCATTGCTGTCGTGTGCCATGTCAACTCATCCGTGGCGGTTGCCTGCATGCTAGCAACGCACCGCTGACATCGCCATCGCGCGACTCAAGGCTTGGGAATGCGGATGGTCTTGCTGATCATCAGCGAACCCGACAGCGCGAATACCAGCACCAGCGGATGCAACTGCCACGGACCGAGCTGCAGCATGCCGAACGGCAGCGCGGCACCGATGCGATCGCTCCACGCCAGCCACGCCAGCAGGCCGACGATGGCCACGCTGGTCGGGATCGGCGTGCCCTCGAAATACGTCACCTTGTCGCCGCCGTCGGCGAGCGTCTCCGCGGTGACGTTGTAGCGCGCCAGTCGGCTCACCCCACAGCCGACGAAATAGCTCAGCACGATCCAATCCCAGCCGCCCTGCAATCCGCAGGCGTAGGCCAAAGCGGCCGGTGCCACTCCGAAGCTGATGACGTCGGCCAAGGAATCCAGTTCACGCCCGAGGGTGGAAGACACCTTGCGCCAGCGCGCAATGCGCCCGTCCAGCGCATCGAACACGAAGGCCAGCGGGATCAGCGCCATGCCGATCAGCAGATATCGGACGTTGCCGTCCTGCAGGAAGCGCATCGCCGAGAACACTGCACCGGTGCCGCAGAAGGCATTGGCCAAGGTGAACCAGTCGGCGAGATGGAAATCCCGCAACATCGAAAAATGACGCTGTTTCATCGGCCGCTCCCGCGCGTGGATGCGACCAGCCTGCCAAAGCCGGCGTGAAGCCTGCAAGCACGGCTCAGCGAGGAAGCGCCAAGTTCTCGCTCGAGAGCGGCTTGCCCGCACGCGGCACGGTGGCGATCACCGCATCGACCGGCAACGCGCCCTTGCCGTCGAGATGCGCATCGACGCGATCCAGCGCCTCATACACATACGGCAACAACGGCAGGTAGACCGCCTCGTACTGCGGGAACGCGAGGAACGCATCGAAGTGCTGCGCGTTGCGTACCTGCCAGTAGCGCACGTCGCGGCCTGCGGCCTGCGCCATCGCCACATACGGTGCGCTGGAGAACGCCTGCGGCACCAGGCCATCGTCGGTGCCGTGCAGCACGATCACCGGCAACCCGGCGCGAGGCAACCCGGCGCGTGTTTCGGCAATGCCCTTGCGCACGCGAAGCGCATCGGCGCTGTCGCCGATCCACAGGCCGCGCAGGCATTGCAATCCTTTCAAACCGAGATCGATGGCCGGGTCGGGATCGACGATGCCGACGCCCGCACCGGGCGGGATACCACTGGCATCGGCCCACCATGACGCTCGTTCGACATCGGTGGCGGTGCGCGGTGACAGGTCGGCCCCCAGCGCCGAATAGCGATAGCCGCAGGGATGTGCATCGGCAACATAACGGCCATAGGCAGATGCATAGCCCACCCCGATTGCACGCCACAGATCGAAACCGACGCTGATCGAACCCGCGCGCAAGGCCGCATTGGTCCAGCCGCTCGCATGCAGCTTCGCCAGGGCGTCCTGCTGCTGTGCCTTCAAGTCTGAACCGGACAACAGACCTTGCGCCGCCAGCGCAGCGCACTTTGTGTCCGCACCCGGTGCTGCGGGAAGTCCCAGCGCAGGCAAGGCGCAGGGCATCAGCAACGCGGCCTCGGTGGTGTAGTCGTAGAGGTTGCGCGCACCGTGGCCTTCGACCAGCACGTTCGGTTCGCCGGCGACGACGGCATCCAGCCAATCGCCTTCCAGTTCCGCCGCACGCAATACCGCGCCGCCACCATTGGAAATACCGACCGCGATCACCCGCGTGTTGGCGAAGGTGAAGCGCGCCTGCCCCGGCAGTTGTTCGTTGAGCGTGGCCAGCGCGAATTCGGCTGCCTGCTTCACATGACGGCCCCAGTCGGCCTCCGGGTTGTCCTGCGAATGCGCGTGCTTGTAGGCGATGCCGCTGGCAGCCGCCAAAGGCTTGAACGCCAATGCAGCATCCGCGCCCGCGACCTGTCCGGCGGCGTCGATGCCCTGCCCGGCATCGGCATCGAAGTAATCCGTCCCCGCGCTCTTGTCGGTATAGACCACCGCGCAGCCACGCGGCAGCCCCCATGCACCGGCCACCGCGATCGCGCCATAGATCCCCCGCGAACCGGACGAGGCCGCGACCACCACGCAGCGCTTCGCCGTGTCGAAATCGTCCGGCAACTGCAGCAACACGCGATGCGTTTGGCTCGCGCCTGGCAACGTCGCGAACGCGCTGAACTCGCGGCCGGGCACGCTGGCCACGCTGCCGTACAACTCACCATAGCCGCCGCCGAGCGCGATGTCGGCGATGCCGCGCCAGTTCGCCCACAGCGCGCGACGGCGCAGTTCCTCTGGGGCCGGATGCGCGGCATCGACAAAGGCCGGCGGCATCATCGCGCGCAAACCGGCCAGGCCCAGCCCCGCGGTGAGCAGGTCGTCCTGACCGCGGTGGTCGCTGTTGCGTGGCTGGCTGAACATGCGGCTTCCAGATGTCGACGTGGTGCTGGCGCAGGCACCGAGCAGGAGGATCGTGGCGATGCAGGCACAGGACTGGAATCTGTTCATGCCGCGACCTTAGCGATTGCGCGCCGCCGCCGCATCGTACCTTCGTACCACGGTCGCCACGTCCCGCCACCCGGCACAGCCTGTTAGCGTATGCAGCTGACGCAATGCAGCAAGGACGACATGCCATGACCGATCGCTTCCTCGAAGGCCGCAACGCACTGGTGACCGGCAGCACCTCCGGCATCGGCTTGGCCATCGCCCAGGCCCTCGCCACGGCCGGCGCGAAGGTCGCGATCAATGGCCTTGGCAGCGCCGAGCAGATTGAATCCGCGATTGCCGATGTCGATGCCGCCGGCATCGGGGGCACGAAACATTTCGGTGCAGACCTGCGCCATCCCGACGCCATCGAAACGATGATGACCGAACTGGCCACATGGTCCGGCGGCGGGATCGACATCCTGGTCAACAACGCCGGCATCCAGCACGCGGTGCCGCTGCACCAGATGCCGGTTGCGAAGTGGAACGACATCATCGCGATCAACCTGTCGTCGGCTTTCCACACGATGCGCGCAGCGATGCCGGCGATGGCCGAACGCGGCTACGGCCGGGTGATCAATGTCGCCTCGGTGCACGGACTGGTGGCCTCGAAGGACAAGGCGCCGTACGTGGCCAGCAAGTTCGGCATCGTCGGACTGAGCAAGGTCGCCGCGCTGGAATACGCCGCGCAGGGTTCGCGCGATTCCGGCGGCATCACCGTCAATTGCATCTGCCCGGGCTGGGTGGAAACCCCGTTGATCGAGCCGCAGATCGAATCACGCATCGGCGGTGGCACGCGCGACGATGGCGTGCGTGCCCTGCTCTCCGAGAAACAGCCCAGCCTGCGCATGACCCTGCCCGCCGAGATCGGCGCACTGGCCGTCTTCCTGTGCCGCCGCGAAGCACACAACATCACCGGCGCGGCGATGCCGGTGGACGGCGGCTGGACCGCGCAGTAAGCAAACCGCCATGCCCTCGCCGCCATGCCCCTGATCCTCGTCGCCGACGACCATCCGCTGTTCCGCGCTGCGTTGCGGCAGGCCGCGCGCGATGCATTGGGCGACGTGGAATTGCTGGAAGCCGGCGACCTCGACGGCGTGCTGGGCACGCTGGATGCGCAGCCGCAAGTCGACCTGGTCCTGCTGGACCTGCACATGCCCGGCAACCACGGCTTGGCCGGGCTTGCCGCGGTGCGCGCGCAGCATCCGGGCGTCGCCGTGATCGTGGTCTCCGCCAACGACGATCCGCGGGTGGTGCGGCGTGCGCTCGACCACGGCGCCGCCGGTTACCTGCCGAAGAGTGCCGGTCTCGATGAACTGCGCGATGCGATCCGCACGGTGCTGGCCTGCGAGACCTGGCTGCCGGCGATGCTGCGCGCCAGCGTGTCGCGCGCCGCGTCGTCGCCGCAAGATGCCGACCTGGCCGCGCGCCTGGCGAGCCTGTCGCCGCAGCAGTTCCGGGTGCTCACGCTGGTCGCCGAAGGCCTGCTCAACAAGCAGATCGCCGACCGCCTGGACGTGCAGGAACGCACGGTGAAAGCGCACCTGACCGCGATCTTCGAACGCCTCGGTGTGCGCAACCGCACCCAGGCCGGTGTGGTGCTGCGCGAACTGGAACTGTCGGATCCGGCGCGCCAGCTGGAAAGCTGACGCGCCGCAGCGGCATCACATCGTCGCGGCGTCGATCACGAAGCGGTACTTCACGTCGCTCTTGAGCATGCGCTCGTAGCTCGCCTCGATGTCGTCCGCGGCGATCATCTCGATCTCCGCCACGATGGCGTGCTCGGCACAGAAATCCAGCATCTCCTGGGTCTCTGCGATGCCGCCGATCAGCGAACCGGCGAGCGACTTGCGGCCGAAGATCAGCCCCATCACGTTCGGGCTGGGGTGCGGCGAAGCCGGCGCGCCGACCAGGCACAGGGTGCCGTCGCGCTTGAGCAGTGCGATGAAGGCATCGAGCACGTGCGGCGCAGCCACCGTGTTGAGGATGAAGTCGAAGCTCCCGGCGTGCGCGTTCATCTGCGCCGCATCTTTCGAGATCACCACTTCGTCGGCACCGAGATCCAGCGCTTCCTGTCGCTTGCCTTCGCTGGTGGTGAACGCAACCACGTGCGCGCCCATCGCATGCGCGATCTTCAGGCCCATGTGGCCAAGCCCGCCGATGCCGACGATGCCGACCTTCTTGCCCGGGCCGGTGTTCCAGTGACGCAGCGGCGAATAGGTGGTGATGCCGGCGCACAGCAGCGGCGCAACCGCAGCGAGTTGGTCGGCGGGGTGGCGGATGTGCAGGACGAACTTTTCGTCGACCACGATCCGCTGCGAATAGCCGCCCAGCGTGTGGCCGGGTGCATCCGGCGTCGGCCCGTTGTAGGTGAGGACCATGCCCTTCTCGCAGTACTGCTCCAAGCCGTCGTTGCAAGCCGGGCACTGCTGGCAGCTGCTCACCAGGCAGCCGACGCCGACCGTGTCGCCGACCTTGAAGCCGCCGACATCGCTGCCGACCGCACTGACGTGGCCGACAATCTCGTGTCCCGGCACGCAGGGATAAAGGGTGCCCGGCCATTCCGAACGCACCGTGTGGAGATCCGAGTGGCAGACGCCGCAATAGGCGATGTCGACCTGCACGTCGGTCGCGCCGGGCGCGCGGCGCTCGATGGCCAGCGCTTCGACGGGCTTGTCCGCGGCATGTGCGCCGTAGGCTTTGGTGGTCATGACGGAACTCCGGGAAAGTGTCCCCGAAGTATGCGCCATCGATTATCGCCGCGCGGCCTTGTGGAAGAGCGCAGCCGACGTGAACCACAGTGCTGCGAAGGCTCCGCTGAGCATGCCGCCTTCCATCGAGCCAAGCGCAAGCGCATACCCGCCTGCGAGCAACTGGGCGATGCCCGTGGCCACCATCGCGCGCGCCATGCCAGCGGCCCGCAACTGCCCGAGCAAGGCACCGGTCGCACCCACCAGCAGCACGCCGGCGAACACCGCGTTGGCCATGTTGTCCTCATCGCCGATGATGCCGACCGCCAGGTTGATCCAGACCAGCAGGAAGCCGAGCACGATGGCGATCGCGAAACCCAGCCGATACGCGCTGCTGCCCGACATCCGCACCGCCACTTCGTAGGCGAGGCAGCAGGATCCCAGCAAGACGCCCATCACGATGAAGTCGAATGCCGTCCAGAGCACGCCTTCGACGCCCAGCTGCATGGCGATCGCCGGCAGCAGGAGCAGGCCTGCCGCCGTGCCCCACACCGCCAATCGCCACGGGTTGCCCTTGCCTGCGTTGTCTTGCTGCATCTGCGCCGCCATCGTCATGTCCCCGCGTGAATGTGACGCCAGCATCCGCCCGCACGGCGAAGATCCGGCGAGCATTGCGTGAAGCGGGCAAGAAGTCCGCCTCGCGTCAGAAGCCCAACTTGCTGCCCGCGCCCAGCAGGATCAACACGCCGAACAGCGCGAACAACGCCGCGGCAATGGAACGCACCATGCCCATCGGCACCTTGTGCAACAACCGGTCGCCGATGAAGACCGCTGGCACGTTCGCCAGCATCATCCCCAGCGTGCTGCCGGCGACGATGGCGAGCAGCGAGGCTTCGGTCGCGGCCATCGCCGCGGTGGCGATCTGGGTCTTGTCGCCCATTTCGGCGATGAAGAACGCGATCACCGTGGTGCCGAAGATGCCGAAGCGGGTGGCCTTGGGCATGTCGGCTTCATCGAACTTGTCGGGCACCAGGGTCCAGGCGGCCATCGCCAGGAACAGCACGCCCAGGATCCAGCGCAACACGCCGGGGCCCGCCATCGACATGACCCAGGCACCCGCAGCTCCGGCCAAAGCATGGTTGGCGAGCGTTGCGACCAGTATGCCGAGGATGATCGGCAGCGGCTTGCGGAAACGCGCGGCGAGGATGAAAGACAGCAGTTGCGTCTTGTCGCCGATCTCGGCGATGGCGACGGCACCGGTTGCGGTGAGGAAAGCGGACATTGGAATGACCTGGCCGGGATGGACACATGACCACGACGCTCCCCCGGCCTTCAGGAGGGATCGTGGTCGATGGTCTTGCCAGATGCGGGATCGCACGCGCCATGGCCGATTGAGGCCAAGCATGTTGACGCGGGCCTCGCCGGGGCGGCGAGAGGCTACTCCCCAAAGACGCTCGCAGTTTAAGCCACGCAGTTGCGCGGCTTCAAGCAAAGGAGCAGCGACGCGTCCGTCAGTGCAGACCGGTCAGCGTTGCATGCAGGTGCGCACCTTCCAGTGCGCGGCGCAGGCGATGTTCGACTTCAGGCAGGTTCGCAAGGCTCTGCGACGCATACAGCGTGTAGATCGGCCTGTCGCGCCACGTGCCCTCGGGGTTCTTGCGGCCGACGCTGACATTGCCGCTACCGCTGGCGTTGACCCACATGGCGCGCAATGCGTCGGGACTGATGCTCTCGGTACTGCCCAAGGTGAAGGTGAACAGCGCGATATGGTGTTGCGACATGCAGAAACTCCACTAGGCGTTCGAGTATGCGCCATTGGCGATTCGCGACATGAAGACCGGTGCGCGCGTTCGCCCGAGTCCGCTGACTTCATTCTTCCCGACGAGCGATCCAGTCAATCGGGATTGGTGTCATGGATAGCGCTCGCCGCCAGCATGCGGTCGAGCA of the Thermomonas carbonis genome contains:
- a CDS encoding c-type cytochrome, translating into MRPLSIAASLALVLVASAVTAQNAAAPPASDPAATPAATVPIAAPAAAPTALSGDATRGKGLTYTCRGCHGVEGYKNAYPSYHVPKLGGQSEVYLRNALLEYRGAKRKHPTMQAQAESFSEQDIADIAAYLSSIK
- a CDS encoding 3-hydroxybutyrate oligomer hydrolase family protein — protein: MNRFQSCACIATILLLGACASTTSTSGSRMFSQPRNSDHRGQDDLLTAGLGLAGLRAMMPPAFVDAAHPAPEELRRRALWANWRGIADIALGGGYGELYGSVASVPGREFSAFATLPGASQTHRVLLQLPDDFDTAKRCVVVAASSGSRGIYGAIAVAGAWGLPRGCAVVYTDKSAGTDYFDADAGQGIDAAGQVAGADAALAFKPLAAASGIAYKHAHSQDNPEADWGRHVKQAAEFALATLNEQLPGQARFTFANTRVIAVGISNGGGAVLRAAELEGDWLDAVVAGEPNVLVEGHGARNLYDYTTEAALLMPCALPALGLPAAPGADTKCAALAAQGLLSGSDLKAQQQDALAKLHASGWTNAALRAGSISVGFDLWRAIGVGYASAYGRYVADAHPCGYRYSALGADLSPRTATDVERASWWADASGIPPGAGVGIVDPDPAIDLGLKGLQCLRGLWIGDSADALRVRKGIAETRAGLPRAGLPVIVLHGTDDGLVPQAFSSAPYVAMAQAAGRDVRYWQVRNAQHFDAFLAFPQYEAVYLPLLPYVYEALDRVDAHLDGKGALPVDAVIATVPRAGKPLSSENLALPR
- a CDS encoding c-type cytochrome, with translation MTKTSMTLLAIACALALSACGSEAPAEGEHAAEAHSSSSAGIPAGNIDAGKALASKKGAASGQACVDCHGADGNNPIDATYPKLGGQYADYIEHSLMAYRSGDRGGSTTTDLMASQAKELTDQQIADLAAYYGSVTGQLRDLHNAE
- a CDS encoding CDP-alcohol phosphatidyltransferase family protein gives rise to the protein MKQRHFSMLRDFHLADWFTLANAFCGTGAVFSAMRFLQDGNVRYLLIGMALIPLAFVFDALDGRIARWRKVSSTLGRELDSLADVISFGVAPAALAYACGLQGGWDWIVLSYFVGCGVSRLARYNVTAETLADGGDKVTYFEGTPIPTSVAIVGLLAWLAWSDRIGAALPFGMLQLGPWQLHPLVLVFALSGSLMISKTIRIPKP
- the phaE gene encoding class III poly(R)-hydroxyalkanoic acid synthase subunit PhaE; this translates as MAHDSNDFEALARRYWDMWGDAARTATPNTGGFGAMGSMGGLQGFRDAMDGWTRSVGGGGSSGVNDVLGHFNRQSQHWYGQMQQVAAQFAGQNHSARDVAEAWRKLIGGNGSELFQTLFDGMQGPGMQQLQQWSDTAAPWLQSMHKEAATTLGMPTFGFAREHQERLQGVARAQLDWQQALGAYHALLGKVSQDAFARFESKLIDREEPGRQIGSVRALFDLWVDAAEEAYAETALSVEYRHAYGTLVNTQMRLRSAMQSIIEQNASMAGLPGRAELDSAHRKIAELERLVRRIQRKAEADDDAPSPPPVRKAAAKPVAKPKPALRKAAKPVAKKTAKPAAKKAASPVKPARKSAPANRRKR
- a CDS encoding class III poly(R)-hydroxyalkanoic acid synthase subunit PhaC translates to MTGPLNITAESLAQEADQFQRKLGAGLGTLREMGDVHFGATAREEVWRDGKVVLYRYRGERAPSAKIPMLVCYALVNRPYMVDLQADRSLVKGLLERGEDVYIIDWGYPDRSDKYLTMEDYIERFLGGAVDYVRKAHGLPSVNLLGICQGGVFSLCYSALNPRKVRNLITMVTPVDFHTADNMLSNWNREIDVDLLVDTLGNIPADMMNLTYLMLKPWRLFAQKYVGMVDILDDRKAMEDFLRMEKWIFDSPDQAGEAFREFNTQFFQGNRFVKGGAEVGGREVHLGLVEMPILNIFAEQDHLVPPDASRALKDLAGTRDYTELSFKGGHIGIYVSGRAQKEVPQTIHEWLAKRSR
- a CDS encoding efflux RND transporter periplasmic adaptor subunit, translating into MHDIAPAPASRHGRSLPIARLATLALVLALAACKGEGGPGKDGNGEADANKPPEAVPVEVARAARRPIAASYNGTAALEARGEAQVVAKTSGIALQVLVDVGQQVRAGQVLVRIDRDRATLQVAQADAQVRKLEANYRRAMQLAEQKMVSANDVDQLRFDLENARASLRLAKLELGYGTVTAPISGVIATREIKPGNFVQINTPIFSIVDTSRLEATLNVPEREFETLKAGQAVQLSADALPGKTFEGRIDRVSPVVDSGSGTFRVISTFDGGGMLQPGMFGRVRISYDQRANALVIPRNALLEDGNEPTVYTIMDDKAVRSVLKLGYSEGQWVEVRQGLKEGDAVVVAGKSALREGSAVKVLDAAAPAAKSDATAGQAAK